The genomic DNA GTCACCACCGCAGGCGAGCCGTCAGAAGTCATTTATGTGGATATCTCCCAAGAAAGCCTGGTCAGCCTCGGCATTCCGCTGGAAGTAGTGCTCAACGCTCTACAATCGGAAAACCGCATGCAATCCGGCGGTTCTTTTAAAATCGATGGACGCCGCATTCGCATTAGCGGCGAACCCGGTTTTGATTCAGTCGCAGCCATTGAGGCGTTACGCATCGGTCGACCCGGTTCCACGGAGCAATTCAGCCTGAGCGATGTGGCGTCCGTATACCGCGCTACCGACGATATCCCCAGGGAACTTATCAATTATGATGGCGAAAGGGCGTTCACCCTCGCTATCGCCGGCCTGCAAAATGCCAACATTGTCGAGGTAGGGCACGCGGTCAACGAGCACCTTGATAAAATTCGCCACCATATTCCGTTAGGTGTGCATATTAAGCCGATTTACCAGCAGCACCTTGTGGTTGACAAAGCGATTGATGACTTCCTTGCCAGTCTTGCATTGTCAGTGGCTATTGTAATCTGTGTCCTTTGTCTGGCCATGGGCTGGCGCGTCGGAGTTGCCGTCGGCAGCACCCTTTTACTTACCGTGCTTGGCACAGTGTTTTTTATGGCAATTTTTGCCATCGAAATGGAGCGCATTTCTCTCGGCGCCTTGATTATCGCCATGGGGATGCTAGTTGATAATGCCATCGTCATTGCCGAAGGTATGCTAATCGGTATCCAGCGCGGCAAAAGTGCCGAGAATGCCGCAAGCGAAGCCTGTCGTCGCACCCAAATCCCGCTGCTTGGCGCCACTGTTATCGGCATCATGGCATTTTCCGGGATCGGCCTGTCGCAAGACGTGACCGGCGAATTCCTGTTCTCGCTGTTCGCAGTTATTTCCATTTCACTGTTGTTAAGTTGGCTGCTGGCGATCACTGTTACGCCACTTATGGGCCACTATTTGTTTGATGGCCACCAGTATGAAGAAGGCGAAGATCCCTACGCGCATGCAAGCTACGGCAAGTACCGCATGATCCTTCTGCTTGCACTAAAAAACCGAGGCATCACCGTTACCGCACTAGTTATGATTACCGTAATTTCGATAGTCGGCTTCGGTTTTGTTCGACATGCTTTCTTCCCGCCATCGAACATGCCAATGTTCTACCTTAATGTGTGGCTACGTCAGGGTGCCGATATACAAGAAACCGCGCGGCAGATAAGCGAAATAGAAAGTCTGATTCTCGCTCACGATGAAGTAGAAGCAGTCACCACCTTTGTTGGCCAGGGCGCCAGCCGCTTCATGCTGACTTATGAACCGGAGCTACCAAATCCATCCTATGGTCAGCTGATCGTGCGCGTAACTAATCGTCAGTTGATTAACGGCCTGATTGATGAATTAAGAGTAGTTCTAGCAAACCAATATCCGTCCCTCGAGGTGTACCCACAAACGATGATGTTCGGCCCTGGTGGCGGGGCCAAGATTGAGGCACGCTTTAAGGGCAACGATCCTGCTGTGCTTCGTCAACTTGGTGAGCAAGCACAACAAATTTTCCAAGAGAGTAATGTTGTGCAAGATATCAGAATCGATTGGCGTACGCGGGAGGTTGTCGTGGTACCGCATTTCGATGAAGAACGAGCACGTATCGCCGGCGTTGGCCGTGCAGAAGTGAAAACGTCATCACTATTTGCCACTACCGGTATCCAAGCCGGCACCTACCGCGAATATGACTCGCAAATACCAATTGTGGTACGTCCTCCCAGCGAGGAACGTGGCAGCGTCAGCAAACTCGGCAACCGTGTTATGTGGAGCAGCGCCGAACAGACCTACGTTCCTGTTAGCCAGGTGCTAAGCGGACTAGAAATTGCCACCGAAGAATCCCTTATTCATCGGCGCAACCGTATACGCGCGCTCAAAGTTCAGGCCGAACCGATTGGCGACCTGACTGCCGACCAAGCATTGCGACAATTACATAACGCGGTGGAAACTCTACCGCTGCCAAAAGGTTATGCTCTGGAATGGGGCGGCGAATATGAGAAAGCCAGCGAAGCGCAAGCGTCCCTGGCGAAACAGGTACCGCTGGGGATCCTTGTGATGCTGGTAATTTCAGTATTATTGTTCGGAAAGGTCCGTCAGCCGCTGATAATCTGGCTGATCGTACCAATGTCGATCTGTGGCGTGAGCATCGGCCTGTTACTAACTGGTCAGCCATTCACTTTCATGGCAATGCTCGGCTTCCTCAGCCTTTCCGGAATGCTGATGAAAAATGCCATCGTGTTAATTGACGAAGTCGACGCACAGGTCAAGGACGGTAAGCTAATGAGAGATGCACTAGTCGATGGCAGCGTCAGCCGCCTGCGCCCCGTGATCCTCGCGGCCTTCACCACCATTCTCGGCATGATACCTCTGATGTGGGACGCCTTCTTTTCGAGCATGGCGATTACTATCATGGGGGGGCTTGCCTTCGCCACTCTGCTTACCATGGTGGCAATACCTGTGCTTTATTCACTTTTCTTCCGCGTGCGGTTCTAGGCGGGCTCTTGAAAACTCCGCACACTAACATAGCTTAGCATGAGCCCTCGCACTCTTCTTGGATTATATGATCCAGCCGATAGTGCATGCATCTATCCAAACAACATTTATCACAACTTCTCTTGCGACATAGAGCGCACTTCCATTTGGGCGAACATTACCCCCAACTGAATAGCGAATTTTGCTATTCATATTCTCGTCTTTCACGATCGCAATTCAACACATGTGATTTACAAAAGTCTACGGACTACAGGCAGCACAAAGAGACATAAAACTCTGACAACCTATCAAAGCGCCTCTATCTCCTTGGCTTTCACATAAACAGCTCTAATCTAATTATTTTCAAACACATATCACCTCCATGAAGCCGGGAAGGAATGTCCTTCCTGACCCCATCTCATGGAGGTTTCATGATCATTCAATGTCCGTCCTGCCGCTCCATCCGAATCGTCGCCCTGCAAAATGGCCGCAAGGTTGGCGGGACTGTTGGCACGGCTGCCGGCGCTGCCAGTGGGTTTGCCATGGCGACCAGTGGTGCTCGGGTTGGCGCTACTGTCGGCTTGGCGTTTGGCCCTGCCGGGTCCGCCATCGGCGGTATCGCAGGTGCCGTGCTCGGCGGTCTAGCTGGTGGCGTTGCCGGAGGTGAAGCCGGTGCCGCGCTGGGAGCCAAGCTCGACGAGACCTATCTCGACAACCTGGAATGCCTGGACTGCGGACACAGCTTCCGCCTCGATTCTGAGTAACCCCCTCTTCCCTTTGCCCACCACTCCGAAGCCCGCCTTGTGCGGGCTTCTTTATGCCCCTTTGGAGGCCTGAATGGATATTCCCACTTTCGTAAAGAACGAGCAGGGCCTGTACCACGTACAGGGCTGCGTTAAACCCGAGGAGATCGTCAGTACGGCGGCCACCATCCTGCTGGATGAGCTTACCGACCGGGAGGCCCTGACCGCGCCTACCGATGTCGCCCAGTTCCTGCAACTGGCTCTGGCACAGGAGAAAAACGAAGTCTTCTCGGCCATCTTCCTCAACAACAAGCACAAGGTGCTCAGTTTCGAGACCTTGTTCAACGGCACCATTGATAGCTCCGCTGTTTACCCCCGCGTGGTAGTGCAACGCGCTCTGGACTGCAATGCCGCAGCCATCATCTTCGCCCATAACCACCCTTCCGGTTGCAGTGAGCCCTCCACTGCCGACCGGCAAATCACCAAACGCCTCAAGGACGCCCTCGCACTGATCGATGTGCGGGTGTTGGACCACTTTGTGGTGTCCCGTTCCAGCTACGTGAGCCTCGCCGAGCGCGGCTGGCTCTAACCCTGCCCTTTGGGCATTCCCTCTTTAACATGAGATTCACCATGGCACATCTTGTCGAAAACATGGCCTATGTAGGCCGTACCCCCTGGCACGGGCTGGGCAACCAGCTGGCCAGCCAACAGCCGCTGGAAGTCTGGATGCGCGAAGCGGGCATGGATTGGGAGATCCGTGAGACCCCGGTGCGCTTTATCAGCAGCGAAGCCGGCGCGCTCGGCCAGATCTCATCGTTCCCGGATCAGAAGGTGCTGTTCCGTTCTGACAATCAAGAGCCCCTGTCGGTAGTGAGCAACCGCTTTAAGGTGGTTCAGCCCCGTGAGGTGCTGGAGTTCTACCGGGATCTCACCGAGCAATCCGGCTTCGAGCTGGAGACCGCTGGCGTATTGAAAGGGGGCCGCAAGCTTTGGGCGCTTGCGCGTACCGGGCAGTCCGGCACGTTGGCTGGGAATGACCAAACCAACGGCTATGTGCTGCTGGCCACGGCTTGTGACGGCACCCTGGCTACCACGGCGCAGTTCACCAGTATCCGGGTCGTCTGCAATAACACCCTTGCGGTGGCACTGAATGGCAATACCCATGCGGTGAAGGTACGCCACAACACCACCTTTGATCCGCAGTCGGTGAAGAAGCAGCTAGGCATCTCTGTCTCTGCCTGGGATGACTTCATGTATCGCCTGAAGGCCCTCAGCGAGCGCCGCATTACCCGCAAGACCGCCAAGAAGGTCATGCAGACCATCTTCACCGACACCGGCTATCAGCCACCGGGCATGCCGGTGAAGGCCAACGAACAGGCCATGAAGAAAGCCATGGCTCTGTATGAGGGTGCCGGTCGCGGGTCGGATCTGACGTCCGCCAAGAACACAGCCTACGGCCTGCTCAATGCGGTCACCGAGTTCGTGGACCATGAGCGACGAGCCCGCAGCACCGACAACCGGCTGGACTCGGCCTGGTTCGGCAAGGGTGCCCAGATCAAGCAACGTGCTCTGGAGCAAACTTCCCTGCTGGTCGCCTGATACCGGTCGGATCTTTTCTTCCCCTCTCTATTCCCGCATTAAAAAAACCTGGAGAACACCATGGATCTGAAATGGCTCTACCGCCTGTTGGCGGTATGGGACTGCCGCCCTATGCCTGCTGAATTGGCAGCGGTGTGGGGCGCGTTCCTGCATGAAGGCTTGATGTGCCACCCCGGCGATCCGGGGCGCAGTCGCCGCATCCTGGAGACCTGGGACAGTGGCTGCATCGAGCTGATCATCGCCTCCTGTGAATACCTGGACCCACTGTGGCAAACCGTCTCCCACATCTGGTTCGAACCCCGTGGACGCCCCGGCATCTTCGAGTACGAAGTGGTCAGCGAGCTGGGCGAATGGCTGGGTGAGCAACTGCTTACTACCGGCCACCTCCCCAGCGACAAGCAAGCCGAACGCTATATCGAAGCGCTGGTGAATGACTTCTTCGAGATAGGTGATGAGCCACCCTCGTCGTCAGGCCGCGCCGCATGATGCCATTTAGGCATCACTCACTCTCCATCCCCTTCCCTTACTTCTAGCCCCGGCCATTGTGCCGGGGCTTTTCTTTGTCAGGAGAACACTCATGGCACAACCGAAAAGCACAACTCCTACCCAGCGCCCGGCACTGCGCCTTGTCTCTACCAAGCAGATGAGCCGGGAGGACTGGCTGAAGATCCGCAAGCAGGGCATTGGCGCCAGTGATGCGGCTGCCGCCGTCGGCATCAGCCCGTACCAGTCACCGCTGGAGCTGTGGATGATCAAGACCGGGCGCGATGGTCTGTTACCCGCGCCTGATCCCGATGACATCCAATCGCCGCTCTACTGGGGCACCCTGCTGGAGCCCAAGGTGGCCGAGGCTTACGCCAAGATCACCGGCAACAAGGTTCGGCGGGTGAATTCCGTTCTGCAGCACCCGGATGAAGACAAGCCCTGGATGCTCGCCAATCTGGATTACGCCGTGGTGGGTAACGATGACGTACAGATCCTCGAGTGCAAAACCACCGGCCAGTACGGCGCCAAGCTCTGGGCCGATGGGGTTCCCGAGTACATCCAATGCCAAGTGCAGCATCAGCTAGCGGTCACCGGAAAGCAGGCTGCCGATGTGGCCGTGTTGATCTGCGGACAGGAGTTGCAGATTCATCGGATCGAACGGGATGAGGCGTTGATCGCTCACCTGTACGAGCTGGAGCGGGAGTTCTGGCAGCTGGTGGAAGCGGACACGCCACCGGACCCGGATGGCTCCGACTCAGCAGGGAACGCCCTGCAAGCGCTCTACCCCCAGGACAAAGGGGAAACCATGGATCTCACGGACAACCCGGCCATCGAAGGCGACTTCAATGAGCTACTGGATCTGCGTGACACCCTGGGCCGATTGAGCAACCGGGAATCCACCCTCAAGCAACGCATCCAGCAGACCATGGGGTTGGCCAGCAAGGCCACCTTCACAGAGGGCTCTGTGACCTGGAAGCGAAGCAAGGACTCCACTAGCCTGGACACGAAAGCTCTCCTGCAGGATCAGCCTGATCTGCTCAAGCAGTACCCCAAGCACAAGGCCGGGAGCCGTCGCTTCCTGGTTCGCCCCAATGCTTAACCCTCTACGACTCACGGCATAACAGCCGGGCCTGGCCCGGCTGCGTCTATGCCTGTTATCCATCAGGAGCATCCCATGATTAAAGGACTCGCGATTACGCCCCCCGTGATTGGCCGCATCAGCATCGGCCGCGTGGTGGAGAAGAACGGCAAGCGTCTGCCCGAGAAAGACGATCAGTTCACCATCACCACCCAGATCCAGACCAAGGAAGGCTGGCTGCCCCACCCGCTGGATGACGCCCTGCGCCAGGACACCAAGGGCAACAAGCTCCGCAGCATTCCCGTCACCTTGCCGTTCAACGATCCGGACCTGAATCTACGGGCGGAATACACCTTCTTTGACCGCAAGAGTGGCAGGCCGCTGTGTGCAGGCAACGGGGAGACATGCCGGCGGCATACCGAGAATGGACTGGAATCGCTCCCCTGCCCGTCACCGGATCTGTGCGACTACGGCAGCCACGGGCTGTGTAAGCCCTATGGCCGCTTGTATGTCCGTATCGGGAATGACGATGAGCTGGGCTGTTTCGTGTTCCGGACCACCGGCTACAACAGCATCCGTACCCTGGCTGCCCGGCTGCGCTACTTCCACGCCATCAGTGGCGGCAACCTGGCCACCCTGCCGCTGGAGCTCAAGCTGCGCGGCAAGAGCACCACCCAGAGCCACCGGGCACCGATCTACTACGTGGATCTAACCCTGCGGGCCGATCAGCCCCTGAAAGAAGCCGTCACCCACGCCAGGGAGGAAGCCAAGGGGCGAGAGAATCTGGGGATTCACCAGACGGAGCTGGACAAGGTTGCTCAGGCCGGGCTGTTGAACGCCTGGTTCGAGTATGGGGAAGAAGAAGGGCTGCAGGTTACTGAGGAGTTCTTTCAAGCAGAGACGGCACCCAAATCCGAAGCAAACGCTCAATCAACGAAAAAGCTCAAACAGAAATTGACCAATTCACCGCTTACGCCGGCCGCAACAGGAAACAACGAAAGTAAGTAAGCATGGCGAGAATTCTTAACTCTCGCCAACGATCAGCACTTCAGCCTTCAACCATAGATCTGAAGGGCGGCACTCCAATGCCTCGGACAGACGCCACACCGTTGAAACCGAGGCTTGTCGATTACCCAGCTCAACACCGGACAGAAAGGATCTGGAGAGCCCTGCCCTGTTAGCCAAATCCTCTTGGCTGATACTCAGCTCAATACGCCTAATCTTGACTGCTTTGCCAAAGGCAACCGGAATTTCCATCAAATGCTGACCTGCCATCTAAGGTAAAGAAAGCAGTCTGGATGGTTATGAGAAGCCTATTAACGCCCGTTAGGGCACCCTATGTACTCTATAGGAAACATTAAGTAATCTAATCACCCTAATCATCTGATTAAGGGTCGCCTCAGAGCATTGGCTCATCCCACCAAAGAAGAACGAAGCACAAAAAAGGAGAAAACCATGGGCAATGACTGCCTTCGACTGATAGCAGGCCTTTTTCTGGCTACATCACTTATCGGCTGCCTGGATGGCGCCAGCGATATAGACATCGTCAAAGAAGGGCGATTCGACGCCCACCCAGAATTCAAGATCGGTGAAACCTTTGACAACCGGTCCATGTGCGAAAGCACCAGCTGGCAAATGGTTCAAGATAACCGTGGAAGAGATCTAGTCGAGTACCGCTGCGAGATTGTAGGCGTCAACGACTACTACCATAAAAGACTGGTTGCTCTGGCTGAAAAATGCCAGGAATCCCTAAACGACACCTCCCCCAACCCCTTCAGGGCAAGACTCAAGAAAGAGCGCCAAGAAGAGCTGGATTCTATCGATCATCTCAAATCAGAAGTTGAGTCTGCCGAATCAGATCGAACAAAAAGGCTCATCAAATATCACTCAAAAAAAGCCGATGAGAAGACAGCGAGGCTGGAAGAGCTTGACCGGTGGGAAAAGAACAAAATAGCCAACAACAAAACCACTCTATCCAAAGTTAACCAGATCTTGTCTGGGTTTAATGTCGCCTCAGCCTATGAGTTCTTCCGCTGGTCTGTCGCCGAAAACGGCACCTTCGTTCTGATTGAGGGTGGGGTCGGGCTTAAAAAGCCAACAGATGAAAAACACCATGAAAGCACCTATGGCGACCGGCAGATGAGACTCTCGGTCGGTTATGCATACGAAAACAGAGATCTCCGTCATGCATTTACCGGAACCCACGACAGCAGCCTCGAACTCCATTGCCAATGATCTAACACGAACTCTGACACGCAAGGTATTGAACAATGATTAACAAACTGATCATCACTCTATTATTCGCAGCATTCATGACCGGCTGCGGTGAAACATTTGATGCTTCGAATGACAACATGATCCGGGTCTCGTACAACGGGATTTTAGAGACTTTGGATGGTAAAGAAGAGGAGCAGTTCAAACGCCAGTACCAGTTCTATACAGAACAGTATGAACTCCCGCAGGATCCTGAAGAGCCTGGTATCAATTTTGCTCAAAATGACATTGAGTCACTTCATGGCCTCACCTACGGGGAGGTCATCAGCAAAGTCGCGCAGCATGAACAGTACGTTGCCGACATTCGCAGGGAAGAAGATCTCTTTATGCTCCGAGAGCTCCATGGCCTCTATCTAGATAGCAGAGAAAAGATCTTGTCGTCGATGAAAGACCTGCCAGTGGCCCTAGAAGCGATGGAAGCAAAATTCCTGGGGCCGCTGGCCATCAAAGCCGAACTCGATAACAACACCGATTACACTATCAGGGAATTCTCCCTAGAGGTGAGCGTCGTCCAGAGAAGTACGGGGGAACAGGTTTACTCAACGTCAGTATTCGCCGACCTTGGTAATGACCCGCTCCCGCCCGGCTACTCCTACACCAGCTCATTTGGAGATCAAAAAGTACAAGAGGTGATACAAGACAAGAACTACACCGTGATTGGGTATCTATCCAATGTCATCGTTGATGATGGCAGGCGCGTATATGCCAAGATGGCTGAAAGTAACTTCCTACAGTACGCCTCTTTGAAAAGAGCCTACCCTGAAGAGTTCAAGGATATTCAGGAAGAGCTGGGCGATCCGGTTATCTAGTTTGGCATTATCCCAGCCGTGACCACAGTTGCGCGATTATCAAAGTGTGTGGAGACTGTGTCCATCTGACACCATGTGCGGTGGGGGGCCTGACTTGACTGCCAGGAGACGACCTCCCATCGCAAAGGATTTCACACCGTGCTCCTTGAGACATGAATCTTGCAATACTTCATCCCCAAAAAATAGATTTTTAGATAACCGATTGCTTTAGTTATGCCAGATTTTCAGAGACTAAAATTTTTATCAGGAGGCATTACTTTCAATATAAGTTCGGAATTCCTGCTCTGACATCGTATCATGGCGTCCATCATAAGTATCAGGCACCAGATTATAGATTGATCTAGGGAAGGTCTGAATAACTCGCTTTTTTCGCCTTTACGATGATCAACAGGCTTCTGCCATCAAATTCAGGCCACAATTCACTCTTGAGTGTTCATTTTTTCGCCTGATTGCCGCACTTTAGCGGCAATCAGGCGCACTGCCCCTAGGGCAGCAGCACCCGTTTCACCCTCAACAGGTTGTGCAGCCCCGCCAGGAGATAGAGCCGGTTGGTATTTTTCGCCAGACCCCGGTAGCGAA from Alcanivorax sp. includes the following:
- a CDS encoding efflux RND transporter permease subunit, translated to MDIARTSIKRPVNTWLIILACLLGGLWGMNNIGRLEDPAFTIKMALVVTPYPGATAVEVEKEITEPLESAIQQLPQLKRLTSRSRPGESIIKVEIKNQYDGDTMPQVWDELRRKVGDAQSFLPIGALNSTVHDDYGDVFGIFFAVVAPDLTDSEVRELSRFLRRELLNVPNVSKVTTAGEPSEVIYVDISQESLVSLGIPLEVVLNALQSENRMQSGGSFKIDGRRIRISGEPGFDSVAAIEALRIGRPGSTEQFSLSDVASVYRATDDIPRELINYDGERAFTLAIAGLQNANIVEVGHAVNEHLDKIRHHIPLGVHIKPIYQQHLVVDKAIDDFLASLALSVAIVICVLCLAMGWRVGVAVGSTLLLTVLGTVFFMAIFAIEMERISLGALIIAMGMLVDNAIVIAEGMLIGIQRGKSAENAASEACRRTQIPLLGATVIGIMAFSGIGLSQDVTGEFLFSLFAVISISLLLSWLLAITVTPLMGHYLFDGHQYEEGEDPYAHASYGKYRMILLLALKNRGITVTALVMITVISIVGFGFVRHAFFPPSNMPMFYLNVWLRQGADIQETARQISEIESLILAHDEVEAVTTFVGQGASRFMLTYEPELPNPSYGQLIVRVTNRQLINGLIDELRVVLANQYPSLEVYPQTMMFGPGGGAKIEARFKGNDPAVLRQLGEQAQQIFQESNVVQDIRIDWRTREVVVVPHFDEERARIAGVGRAEVKTSSLFATTGIQAGTYREYDSQIPIVVRPPSEERGSVSKLGNRVMWSSAEQTYVPVSQVLSGLEIATEESLIHRRNRIRALKVQAEPIGDLTADQALRQLHNAVETLPLPKGYALEWGGEYEKASEAQASLAKQVPLGILVMLVISVLLFGKVRQPLIIWLIVPMSICGVSIGLLLTGQPFTFMAMLGFLSLSGMLMKNAIVLIDEVDAQVKDGKLMRDALVDGSVSRLRPVILAAFTTILGMIPLMWDAFFSSMAITIMGGLAFATLLTMVAIPVLYSLFFRVRF
- the radC gene encoding DNA repair protein RadC, giving the protein MDIPTFVKNEQGLYHVQGCVKPEEIVSTAATILLDELTDREALTAPTDVAQFLQLALAQEKNEVFSAIFLNNKHKVLSFETLFNGTIDSSAVYPRVVVQRALDCNAAAIIFAHNHPSGCSEPSTADRQITKRLKDALALIDVRVLDHFVVSRSSYVSLAERGWL
- a CDS encoding DUF932 domain-containing protein; translation: MAHLVENMAYVGRTPWHGLGNQLASQQPLEVWMREAGMDWEIRETPVRFISSEAGALGQISSFPDQKVLFRSDNQEPLSVVSNRFKVVQPREVLEFYRDLTEQSGFELETAGVLKGGRKLWALARTGQSGTLAGNDQTNGYVLLATACDGTLATTAQFTSIRVVCNNTLAVALNGNTHAVKVRHNTTFDPQSVKKQLGISVSAWDDFMYRLKALSERRITRKTAKKVMQTIFTDTGYQPPGMPVKANEQAMKKAMALYEGAGRGSDLTSAKNTAYGLLNAVTEFVDHERRARSTDNRLDSAWFGKGAQIKQRALEQTSLLVA
- a CDS encoding lambda-exonuclease family protein, yielding MAQPKSTTPTQRPALRLVSTKQMSREDWLKIRKQGIGASDAAAAVGISPYQSPLELWMIKTGRDGLLPAPDPDDIQSPLYWGTLLEPKVAEAYAKITGNKVRRVNSVLQHPDEDKPWMLANLDYAVVGNDDVQILECKTTGQYGAKLWADGVPEYIQCQVQHQLAVTGKQAADVAVLICGQELQIHRIERDEALIAHLYELEREFWQLVEADTPPDPDGSDSAGNALQALYPQDKGETMDLTDNPAIEGDFNELLDLRDTLGRLSNRESTLKQRIQQTMGLASKATFTEGSVTWKRSKDSTSLDTKALLQDQPDLLKQYPKHKAGSRRFLVRPNA
- a CDS encoding helix-turn-helix transcriptional regulator; amino-acid sequence: MAGQHLMEIPVAFGKAVKIRRIELSISQEDLANRAGLSRSFLSGVELGNRQASVSTVWRLSEALECRPSDLWLKAEVLIVGES
- a CDS encoding DUF6694 family lipoprotein, coding for MINKLIITLLFAAFMTGCGETFDASNDNMIRVSYNGILETLDGKEEEQFKRQYQFYTEQYELPQDPEEPGINFAQNDIESLHGLTYGEVISKVAQHEQYVADIRREEDLFMLRELHGLYLDSREKILSSMKDLPVALEAMEAKFLGPLAIKAELDNNTDYTIREFSLEVSVVQRSTGEQVYSTSVFADLGNDPLPPGYSYTSSFGDQKVQEVIQDKNYTVIGYLSNVIVDDGRRVYAKMAESNFLQYASLKRAYPEEFKDIQEELGDPVI